The genome window GCCCATACCGCCGTGAGGCGGGCCGGCGGGAGCCGCAGGCTCCTTCTTCGGAATGTCGGCGACGACGCATTCAGTCGTGATGAAGATGCCCGCGACGCTGACGGCGTTACGAAGCGCGGTGGTCAGCACCTTGGCCGGGTCGATGATACCGGCTTTGACGAGGTCTTCCATGTCGCCGGTCGCGGCGTTAAGGCCGACACCCGCCTTGGATGCCTCGACATCGGCGACGACTACCGAACCTTCAAGTCCGGCATTCGCGGCGATCTGCCACAGGGGCGCGGCGCATGCGTTGTAAACGATGTTGGCGCCGGTGGCGAAGTCGCCCTTCAGTTTGACGGTCTTTGCAGCCTGGCGAGCGCCCAGAAGCGCAATACCGCCGCCAGGAACGAACCCTTCTTCGATGGCAGCGCGGGTCGCGTTCAGGGCGTCATCCGTGCGGGCCTTCTTCTCCTTGAGCTCGATTTCGGTGGCCGCGCCAACCTTAATCACCGCAACGCCGCCCGCGAGTTTCGCAAGACGTTCCTGCAACTTTTCGCGGTCATAATCCGACGTGGTCGCTTCGATGGCTTTGCGGATGGTTTCGCAACGGGCAAGAATCTCTTTCTTGCTTCCACCACCCTGGACGATCGTCGTGTTGTCCTTGTTCACTTCGATGCGCTTGGCCTTACCGAGATCCTTCAGCGTGATGTTCTCAAGCTTCGTGCCGAGCTCTTCGGAGATGTACGTACCGCCCGTAAGAATCGAGATGTCGCGCAGGATTTCTTTGCGGCGATCGCCGAACGCCGGCGCCTTCACGGCGCACACGTTGAGAATGCCGCGCAACCGGTTCACGACGAGCGTCGCGAGAGCTTCGCCTTCCACGTCCTCGGCGATGATCAGCAATGGCCTGCCGCTCTGGGCAGTCTGCTGCAACAGCGGGACGATGTCATTGAGAGAGCTGATCTTCTTCTCGTACGCAAGTACGTAGCAGTCTTCAAGAGTCGCTGTCATATTCTCGGGCGAGGTCACGAAATACGGCGACAGGAAACCGCGGTCAAACTGCATACCGTCGACAATTTCCAGCTCGCTATTGAGGCCCTTGCCCTCTTCGATGGTAACGACGCCGTCTTCTCCAACCTTCGCGATGGCTTCGGCAATCATCTGCCCAATCTCTTTGTCGCCGTTGGCGGAGATGGTGGCCACGTGCGTGATGTCGTCGCTGTTACGAACCTTCTTGCTGGCGGCCTTAACGGCTTCGACAACGGCTTCCATGGCCTTGTCCATGCCGCGCTTAAGGTGCATCGGATTTGCGCCGGCGGTCACGTGGCGGAGGCCTTCATGAAGCATCGCCTGGGCAAGAACGGTCGCAGTCGTCGTGCCGTCTCCGGCGACGTCCTGCGTCTTGGTCGCGGCTTCGCGAACCATGCGCGCGCCCATGTTCTCGTAGGGGTTCTTGAGTTCGACTTCCTTCGCGACGGTAACGCCGTCTTTGGTGATGTTGGGAGCGCCGAACGATTTCTCAAGCAACACGTTGCGTCCCTTGGGACCGAGCGTCGCTTTGACGGCATTCGCGAGCACATCGGCTCCGCGAATCAAAGCCGCGCGGGCTTCCTGGTCGAACGCCAATTGTTTGGCCATAGTGCAAATCTCCTTCTAAAAACCTTTTGACCCGGTTATAGTTAGCGGGATAGTGTTAGCACTCCTGGGTGTCGAGTGCTAACAACCGGCAATGCTACCATATGGCACTGGCCGTGTCAAGAGTCCGGGGACAAATTGTCCGGGGGTGAATTGGGGGTGACCTGCCATACCTTCAGCAGCTCGGAAACACTATTGGGGCAGCCTCTCAGGACAGGTGTGAATAGTGCTCGGGACAGGAGTGTCCTAAAAGATGGTCTGTGTCCATGCATAAGACATTCTGCCACGTCGTAAGGTATTGGAACTGTTTGTTTTGAGACCAGCACCTTCAAAAGACTGCGCTGGCACGGGGTTTGCGCTTTCTTCGCACACGAACGGATGTGCTTTGAACGATAGATTTCGACGCCGGCCGGGGGTAAACGCGGTCGGCGTCGCTTCCGACGAGACACAGTAGGAGGACGAAAGGCATGCAGACACGTCGAGGGTTCTTGAAGTTGACGGCTGCGGCGGGCGGCGCGCTGGCGGTAGGACCGCGTGCACTCGGCCAAGCGGCCGAGCCGGCGTCCATGGCAATCGCACGATGCACAACTTCGCCGCAGGAGGCGGAGGCGATCCAAGCGATGGCCGTGCAGTTGACGACGCAGGCCATTGAGGCTCTTGGGGGAATGAAGCGTTTCGTTAAGAGTGGAGACGTGGTGTGGATGAAGCCAAATATGGCGTGGGACAGGACGCCGGATTTGGCTGCGAACACGAACCCGGACGTGATTGCGACATTGGTGAAGATGTGCTTTGAGGCGGGGGCGGGAAAGGTGAAGGTTGGGGACTTCCCGTGCCACGAAGCAAAGCTTGCCTACAAGAGCAGCGGCATCGCGGACGCAGCCGAAAAGGCGGGGGCGGAAATCGTGTTCCTGGACGAGTCGCGCTTCCGCGAGATGAATGTAGGGGGCAAAATCCTCAAGAATTGGCCGGTATACCCGGAGATCGTTGAGGCGGACCTTGTGATTAACGCGCCGGTGGTGAAGACGCACAGCATCGCGAAGATGACCCTGTGCATGAAGAACTACATGGGGATAGCCAACGACCGTCAGAAGTGGCATCAGAACCTTTCGGATTGTCTGTGCGACATTACGAAATTCATGAAGCCACGTCTGTGCGTCGTGGATGCGATTCGAATTCTGACTGCAAATGGCCCGACCGGGGGGAATCCGGCCGACGTGAAGCGAATGGACACCGTTGCCGCGGGCACGGACATCGTCGCGTTGGACGCGTTCGGGGCTACTCTGCTTGAGTTCAAACCCGAAGATATCTCGTCGGTGGTGGCTGGACAGGCAGCGGGACTGGGAACGATGGACTACAAGTCCCTTAATCCGAAGGAGCTGACGGTCGCGTGACATACCAAAGCCGGATCAAAGCAGTGCGCTGGGTCCGGCGGGCGTCTCAGGGCGGATTCTTGTTGTTCTTCCTGTGGACCCTCGTGGCGGCGCGCCACCCCGAATCGGGACAACCGAGCGCGTTGCTCGGAGGGTTCTTTCTTTTCGACCCGCTCGTGATGGCGGCAACGGCCCTCGCCGCGCACGCACTTCCGCTGGCCCTTCTGTTTGCCTGCGCAACGCTCGTGTTGACGCTGCTATTTGGGCGCGTGTTCTGCGGGTGGATTTGTCCGTTGGGCACCATCAACACCATGATGAGCGCGCTTCGAAAGCCACCTGCGAACGTGCTCGTATCCACCGAGCAATGGACGCCCTGGCATCGCACAAAATACTACATTCTCGCCGCGATGCTCGTAATGGCCCTCTTCGGATCGCACGCTATCGGCTATCTGGACCCCTTCTCCATTCTGTATCGCAGCACGGCAACGGCCCTGCTTCCGGGCACACAGTACGCGGTCGAAGAAGGGGCGACGGCGATCTACCACGCGGATCCGCACGCAGGACCCGTCCATGTAACAAGCCTAACGGAACCCGTGTATCAATTCCTTCGCAAGCACGTGTTCATCGAATCCAGACAATCATTTGAAGGAAGCACGCTAATCGTCGCGATATTCGCGGCCATAGTGCTTCTGAACCTCGTGCGCAAGCGTTTCTGGTGCCGGTACCTCTGCCCACTGGGCGCGATGCTGGGGTTGTTTGCGCGCAGGCCGCTGG of Candidatus Hydrogenedentota bacterium contains these proteins:
- a CDS encoding DUF362 domain-containing protein, translating into MQTRRGFLKLTAAAGGALAVGPRALGQAAEPASMAIARCTTSPQEAEAIQAMAVQLTTQAIEALGGMKRFVKSGDVVWMKPNMAWDRTPDLAANTNPDVIATLVKMCFEAGAGKVKVGDFPCHEAKLAYKSSGIADAAEKAGAEIVFLDESRFREMNVGGKILKNWPVYPEIVEADLVINAPVVKTHSIAKMTLCMKNYMGIANDRQKWHQNLSDCLCDITKFMKPRLCVVDAIRILTANGPTGGNPADVKRMDTVAAGTDIVALDAFGATLLEFKPEDISSVVAGQAAGLGTMDYKSLNPKELTVA
- a CDS encoding 4Fe-4S binding protein, encoding MTYQSRIKAVRWVRRASQGGFLLFFLWTLVAARHPESGQPSALLGGFFLFDPLVMAATALAAHALPLALLFACATLVLTLLFGRVFCGWICPLGTINTMMSALRKPPANVLVSTEQWTPWHRTKYYILAAMLVMALFGSHAIGYLDPFSILYRSTATALLPGTQYAVEEGATAIYHADPHAGPVHVTSLTEPVYQFLRKHVFIESRQSFEGSTLIVAIFAAIVLLNLVRKRFWCRYLCPLGAMLGLFARRPLVRLVKNAEDCRQCGLCKTNCQGAADPDKPEEWQPSECMMCLNCAARCNWGAGTFELFPPWKKQEVAPLDLSRRMLLGSGVAG
- the groL gene encoding chaperonin GroEL (60 kDa chaperone family; promotes refolding of misfolded polypeptides especially under stressful conditions; forms two stacked rings of heptamers to form a barrel-shaped 14mer; ends can be capped by GroES; misfolded proteins enter the barrel where they are refolded when GroES binds), translating into MAKQLAFDQEARAALIRGADVLANAVKATLGPKGRNVLLEKSFGAPNITKDGVTVAKEVELKNPYENMGARMVREAATKTQDVAGDGTTTATVLAQAMLHEGLRHVTAGANPMHLKRGMDKAMEAVVEAVKAASKKVRNSDDITHVATISANGDKEIGQMIAEAIAKVGEDGVVTIEEGKGLNSELEIVDGMQFDRGFLSPYFVTSPENMTATLEDCYVLAYEKKISSLNDIVPLLQQTAQSGRPLLIIAEDVEGEALATLVVNRLRGILNVCAVKAPAFGDRRKEILRDISILTGGTYISEELGTKLENITLKDLGKAKRIEVNKDNTTIVQGGGSKKEILARCETIRKAIEATTSDYDREKLQERLAKLAGGVAVIKVGAATEIELKEKKARTDDALNATRAAIEEGFVPGGGIALLGARQAAKTVKLKGDFATGANIVYNACAAPLWQIAANAGLEGSVVVADVEASKAGVGLNAATGDMEDLVKAGIIDPAKVLTTALRNAVSVAGIFITTECVVADIPKKEPAAPAGPPHGGMGGMGGMM